A stretch of the Proteus sp. ZN5 genome encodes the following:
- a CDS encoding DUF485 domain-containing protein: MNANIYQEIENNPRFKELVNKRSRFSWTLSIITLVMYVSFILLIAFYPQWLGTPLYEGSYITRGIPIGMGLIIASFLLTGIYVIKANTEFDKLTAEIIEEVEK; this comes from the coding sequence ATGAATGCCAATATTTATCAAGAGATAGAAAACAACCCTCGCTTTAAAGAACTGGTTAACAAACGTAGTCGTTTTTCATGGACACTTTCAATTATTACGCTCGTTATGTATGTCTCATTTATCTTACTTATTGCGTTCTATCCACAGTGGTTAGGTACGCCACTGTATGAAGGAAGCTACATTACACGAGGTATTCCTATTGGTATGGGCTTAATCATTGCCTCATTTTTATTAACAGGTATTTACGTTATTAAAGCCAATACTGAATTTGACAAACTTACCGCTGAAATTATTGAAGAGGTAGAAAAATGA
- a CDS encoding type II toxin-antitoxin system RelE/ParE family toxin has protein sequence MLYHPNAWNEVLELPIQIRVKYDKLITKIEHDARLLREPDTKYLGNGLFEIRTMDTGIARGIWIYHKRNTIIMLRVFIKKTQKISKKEIEIAQKRLMEVLNEIEKS, from the coding sequence ATTTTATACCACCCAAATGCTTGGAATGAAGTATTAGAGTTACCTATTCAAATACGAGTTAAATACGATAAACTTATTACTAAGATAGAGCACGATGCTCGTTTATTAAGAGAGCCTGATACAAAATATTTAGGGAATGGTCTTTTCGAGATCCGTACTATGGATACTGGTATTGCTAGAGGCATATGGATATACCATAAAAGAAATACAATTATTATGCTTCGTGTCTTTATTAAGAAAACACAAAAAATATCAAAGAAAGAGATTGAGATCGCCCAAAAACGATTGATGGAGGTACTCAATGAAATTGAGAAGTCATAA
- a CDS encoding FadR/GntR family transcriptional regulator, with amino-acid sequence MQFSEQRSASQKNLSYIVAEKLGKQILSGHYEPESLLPGEIELAELLSVSRTVIREAIKMLAAKGMLLPRPRIGTRVTPMQNWNLLDNDLLNWWIDSGEFNKVSHYFHHVRLAIEPQACYLAAFNATESQKQSLALFGREMQLLDENFDRQHWLDIDTQFHYLIYQASGNPFFASFGSLFLSAYKKYFDLIVGNETVQPETHNQIVQAIIDKDGNKARDLCLILLTSD; translated from the coding sequence ATGCAATTTAGCGAACAACGTTCAGCTTCTCAAAAAAATCTTTCTTATATAGTTGCTGAAAAATTAGGTAAACAAATTCTTTCTGGTCACTATGAACCAGAATCTTTGTTACCAGGAGAAATAGAATTAGCAGAATTACTCTCCGTCAGCAGGACTGTTATTCGAGAAGCAATAAAAATGCTTGCTGCTAAAGGAATGCTTTTACCTCGTCCAAGAATAGGTACTCGTGTCACTCCAATGCAAAATTGGAATCTATTAGATAATGATCTTCTTAATTGGTGGATAGACAGTGGTGAATTTAATAAAGTCAGCCATTATTTCCATCACGTTCGTTTAGCAATAGAACCCCAAGCCTGTTATTTAGCCGCATTTAATGCAACCGAAAGCCAAAAACAGTCTCTTGCTTTATTTGGTAGAGAAATGCAGTTGCTTGATGAGAATTTTGATAGGCAACATTGGCTAGATATCGATACTCAATTTCACTATCTCATTTATCAAGCAAGTGGTAATCCGTTCTTCGCTTCTTTTGGCTCGTTATTTCTTTCTGCTTATAAAAAGTATTTCGATCTTATTGTGGGTAATGAAACTGTTCAACCAGAAACACATAACCAAATTGTTCAAGCAATTATTGATAAGGATGGAAATAAGGCGCGTGATCTCTGTTTAATCTTATTAACGAGTGATTGA
- the mdtD gene encoding multidrug transporter subunit MdtD yields the protein MLKSAKNMSGLPWIAAMAFFMQALDATILNTALPDIAKSLNHSPLAMQSAVISYTLTVALLIPVSGWLADRFGTRKIFIIAVSLFSGGSLLCALSPNLTFLVISRIIQGIGGAMMMPVARLALLRAYPRSELLPILNFVTMPGLVGPIAGPLLGGVLVTYASWHWIFIINIPIGLLGIFYAIKHMPNFTMPKRKFDLLGFIFFGFGLVMLSVSLDLFGDKDISRYIPIAIILGGFSLLGLYVNHARRHQQPLIPLNIFKTRTFSVGIAGNIATRLGTGCIPFLMPLMLQVGFGYPAIISGMMMAPMALGSILAKSFVTKILVKFSYRRTLFAITIIIGLMIAQFSLQSPDMSIYYLVIPLFLLGVVMSIQFTSMNTISLADLTDNNASSGNSVLAVTQQLAISFGIAVSASILGYFDTENVGTTVDNFHYTFITVGIITLLSSFVFLLLDKHDGENLTNKKKKT from the coding sequence ATGTTGAAATCCGCCAAAAATATGTCTGGGTTGCCTTGGATTGCTGCAATGGCTTTTTTTATGCAGGCTCTCGATGCAACCATTCTTAATACGGCATTACCAGACATAGCAAAAAGCCTTAATCACTCTCCTCTTGCGATGCAATCAGCTGTTATCAGCTATACCTTAACTGTTGCATTATTAATCCCCGTCAGTGGATGGTTAGCCGATAGATTTGGAACACGTAAAATTTTTATTATTGCGGTTTCTTTATTTTCTGGTGGCTCTTTATTATGTGCACTTTCTCCTAACCTCACTTTTCTTGTTATTTCACGAATTATACAAGGTATAGGTGGCGCAATGATGATGCCTGTTGCACGCCTTGCTTTATTAAGAGCTTATCCGCGCAGCGAATTACTGCCTATTCTCAACTTTGTCACAATGCCAGGATTAGTAGGCCCCATAGCAGGACCTCTTTTAGGAGGGGTATTGGTTACTTATGCCTCTTGGCATTGGATATTTATTATAAATATTCCTATTGGCCTATTAGGTATTTTCTATGCCATAAAGCATATGCCTAATTTCACCATGCCAAAACGTAAGTTTGATTTACTTGGCTTTATTTTCTTTGGTTTTGGCTTAGTCATGCTTTCTGTCAGTCTTGATCTTTTTGGTGATAAAGATATCTCTCGCTATATTCCTATTGCTATTATTTTAGGGGGATTTTCTTTACTAGGGTTATATGTCAATCATGCAAGACGCCACCAGCAACCACTAATCCCTCTCAATATATTTAAAACACGCACATTCTCTGTCGGTATTGCAGGAAATATTGCAACAAGATTAGGAACTGGGTGTATTCCTTTCTTAATGCCACTTATGTTGCAAGTGGGTTTTGGTTACCCTGCAATAATTTCCGGTATGATGATGGCGCCAATGGCTTTAGGTTCTATTTTAGCAAAATCATTTGTCACAAAGATCTTAGTAAAATTTAGCTACCGCCGAACACTCTTTGCTATCACAATTATTATTGGTTTGATGATAGCTCAGTTCTCACTTCAATCACCGGATATGTCTATTTACTATCTAGTCATTCCACTCTTTTTATTAGGAGTGGTCATGTCGATACAATTTACATCAATGAATACAATTTCATTGGCTGATTTAACAGACAATAATGCAAGTTCAGGAAATAGTGTTTTAGCTGTCACCCAACAATTGGCAATTAGTTTTGGTATTGCAGTGAGTGCATCTATTTTAGGATATTTTGATACAGAGAATGTGGGCACTACGGTTGATAACTTCCATTATACTTTTATTACTGTTGGCATTATTACATTGCTGTCTTCCTTTGTATTCTTACTCCTTGATAAACATGATGGCGAGAATCTAACTAATAAAAAGAAAAAAACCTAA
- the rbsK gene encoding ribokinase, with amino-acid sequence MEAKKLVILGSVNADHILNVAHFPLPGETISGNQFQMVFGGKGANQAVAAGRCGANISFLACLGNDDIGKKAKAQLMTDNIDTKSIELIDDVATGVALIFVNQQGENVIGIHAGANGRLDTSYVQRHGNIIKEADALLMQLESPLDSVLKAAEIAKQENVQVILNPAPAQALPDELLSLVDIITPNETETEYLTGIKVIDDESAQQAADVLHNKGIKTVLITLGSRGVWVSEQNNKGCIVPAFKVKAVDTIAAGDTFNGALITALLEGQSMMSAIKFAHAAAAIAVTRAGAQPSVPWRHEVDTFLASSL; translated from the coding sequence ATGGAAGCGAAGAAACTTGTGATTTTAGGTAGTGTTAATGCTGATCATATTCTTAATGTTGCCCATTTTCCGCTTCCTGGTGAAACCATTTCAGGTAACCAATTTCAAATGGTCTTTGGCGGTAAAGGTGCTAATCAAGCGGTCGCCGCTGGGCGTTGTGGTGCGAATATTTCATTTCTTGCTTGTTTAGGAAATGATGATATTGGTAAAAAAGCCAAAGCTCAATTAATGACAGATAACATAGATACCAAGAGCATTGAGTTAATTGATGACGTAGCAACAGGTGTTGCGCTGATTTTTGTTAACCAGCAAGGTGAAAATGTTATTGGTATTCATGCTGGTGCTAATGGACGATTAGATACAAGTTATGTTCAGCGTCATGGGAATATAATAAAAGAGGCTGATGCTCTATTAATGCAATTAGAATCACCACTTGATTCTGTTTTGAAAGCTGCTGAAATTGCTAAACAAGAAAATGTGCAAGTAATATTAAATCCAGCACCAGCTCAAGCATTACCTGATGAGCTGTTATCACTTGTGGATATTATTACTCCAAACGAAACAGAGACTGAATATCTGACTGGAATTAAAGTCATAGATGATGAAAGTGCTCAACAAGCAGCGGATGTTCTACATAATAAAGGTATTAAAACGGTTCTTATTACATTAGGAAGCCGTGGAGTTTGGGTGAGTGAGCAAAATAATAAAGGTTGTATCGTTCCTGCATTTAAAGTGAAAGCAGTAGATACCATCGCAGCAGGTGATACATTTAATGGCGCGTTAATCACTGCTTTATTAGAAGGGCAATCTATGATGTCAGCGATTAAGTTTGCTCATGCCGCGGCTGCTATTGCTGTCACTCGCGCAGGAGCTCAACCATCAGTACCTTGGCGTCATGAAGTGGATACTTTTTTAGCTTCATCCTTATAG
- a CDS encoding cation acetate symporter, whose translation MRKLLYAISLFFLSSTVAYATAITEGGEKQPMNIQAIIMFLIFVGLTLYITYWASKRTRSRADYYTAGGKITGFQNGMAIAGDFMSAASFLGISALVYTSGYDGLIYSIGFLIGWPIILFIIAERLRNLGRYTFADVVSYRLSPKPVRTLSAVGSLVVVALYLIAQMVGAGKLIELLFGLNYHIAVVLVGILMVLYVLFGGMLATTWVQIIKAILLLAGASFMAVMVMKAVDFNFNTLFKEAVSVHSKGFSIMSPGGLVSDPISALSLGLALMFGTAGLPHIIMRFFTVSDAKEARKSVFYATGFIGYFYILTFIIGFGAILLVSPNPVFKDAAGALIGGTNMAAVHLADAVGGNFFLGFISAVAFATILAVVAGLTLAGASAVSHDLYANVIKNGHADERQELKVSKITVVILGIVAIGLGILFEKQNIAFMVGLAFSIAASCNFPIILLSMYWKGLTTRGAVAGGWSGLLVAVTLMILGPTIWVSILGHEKPIYPYEYPALFSIIIAFVVSWLFSVTDKSSLGEQEKAKFQAQFIRSQIGLGIEQGKQH comes from the coding sequence ATGAGAAAGTTACTCTATGCAATAAGCTTATTCTTCCTCTCCTCAACGGTTGCTTACGCTACCGCAATAACAGAAGGTGGTGAGAAACAACCTATGAATATTCAGGCAATTATAATGTTCCTAATATTCGTAGGATTAACACTCTATATCACTTATTGGGCTTCTAAACGTACTCGATCTCGTGCTGATTACTATACTGCTGGAGGGAAAATTACTGGTTTTCAAAACGGCATGGCGATCGCAGGTGACTTTATGTCTGCCGCCTCCTTCTTAGGGATCTCCGCGCTAGTTTACACCTCTGGTTATGATGGACTTATCTATTCAATTGGATTTTTGATTGGTTGGCCTATCATTCTTTTTATCATTGCTGAACGCTTACGTAATTTAGGGCGTTATACCTTTGCTGATGTTGTCTCCTATCGCTTAAGCCCTAAACCCGTTAGAACACTCTCAGCTGTTGGATCACTAGTTGTTGTTGCACTTTATCTGATTGCACAAATGGTAGGTGCCGGAAAATTAATCGAACTCCTTTTCGGCTTAAATTACCATATTGCCGTTGTGCTCGTCGGTATTCTAATGGTGCTATATGTTTTATTCGGGGGCATGCTAGCCACCACATGGGTTCAAATCATTAAAGCTATTTTATTACTTGCAGGTGCAAGTTTTATGGCTGTTATGGTTATGAAAGCCGTCGATTTTAATTTCAACACCCTATTTAAAGAAGCCGTTAGTGTTCACTCAAAAGGGTTCTCTATCATGAGCCCAGGTGGTTTGGTTTCTGATCCTATATCTGCTCTCTCTTTAGGTCTTGCACTTATGTTTGGTACGGCGGGACTTCCTCATATCATCATGCGCTTCTTTACTGTTAGTGATGCAAAAGAAGCCCGTAAGAGTGTTTTCTATGCAACAGGTTTTATCGGTTATTTCTATATCCTTACTTTTATCATTGGTTTCGGCGCTATCTTACTCGTTAGCCCTAATCCTGTGTTCAAAGATGCCGCTGGCGCTTTGATTGGTGGAACCAATATGGCGGCTGTTCACTTAGCTGACGCTGTTGGGGGTAATTTCTTCTTAGGCTTTATCTCAGCCGTTGCCTTCGCCACTATTTTAGCCGTTGTTGCAGGACTAACTTTAGCGGGTGCATCTGCGGTATCACATGATCTCTACGCCAATGTAATTAAAAATGGTCATGCGGATGAAAGACAAGAGCTAAAAGTATCTAAAATTACTGTAGTTATCTTAGGCATCGTCGCTATCGGTTTAGGTATTTTATTTGAAAAGCAAAATATTGCCTTTATGGTGGGGTTAGCTTTCTCAATTGCGGCAAGCTGTAACTTCCCAATCATATTGTTATCTATGTATTGGAAAGGACTTACAACACGAGGTGCTGTCGCGGGAGGATGGTCTGGTCTATTAGTTGCAGTCACGTTGATGATTTTAGGGCCAACAATTTGGGTAAGTATTTTAGGCCATGAAAAACCTATCTATCCTTATGAATATCCAGCATTATTCTCAATAATTATTGCTTTTGTTGTCTCGTGGCTTTTTTCTGTTACAGATAAATCATCTTTAGGTGAGCAAGAGAAAGCAAAATTCCAAGCACAGTTTATTCGTTCTCAAATTGGCTTAGGTATTGAACAAGGTAAACAACACTAA
- the acs gene encoding acetate--CoA ligase, whose protein sequence is MTKINQHHIPASIAEHALINKEQYQKDYELSIKNPEAFWADKGKIIDWIKPYTVVKNTSFDPGHVRIRWFEDGQLNISQNCLDRHLKTRGDQVAIIWEGDSPNESKKITYRQLHQDVCQFANVLKNLGIKKGDVVAIYMPMVPEAAVAMLACTRVGAIHSVIFGGFSPEAVAGRIIDSKAKLVITADEGLRAGRAIPLKKNIDDALNHADIPPINHVVVFRRTGHTEQWIEGRDVWWDEIIQGVSTKCDVEVMDAEDPLFILYTSGSTGKPKGVLHTTGGYLVYASMTFKYTFDYHEGDIYWCTADVGWVTGHSYLLYGPLSNGATTVMFEGVPNYPSVNRMAQVVDKHQINILYTAPTAIRALMAEGDKAIEGTQRTSLRILGSVGEPINPEAWEWFYQKMGRSQCPIVDTWWQTETGGFMITPLPGAMDLKPGSATRPFFGVQPAIVDNMGEVQQGACEGNLVITDSWPGQARTLFGDHDRFEQTYFSTFKGMYFSGDGARRDEDGDYWITGRVDDVLNISGHRLGTAEIESALVAHPKIAEAAVVGIPHNIKGQAIYAYVTLNHGEEPTPELYTEVRNWVRKEIGPIATPDILHWTDSLPKTRSGKIMRRILRKIASGDTTNLGDTSTLADPGVVEKLLEEKQSLSLTA, encoded by the coding sequence ATGACAAAAATAAACCAACATCATATTCCTGCAAGCATTGCAGAACACGCCCTGATCAATAAAGAGCAATACCAAAAAGATTATGAATTATCCATCAAAAACCCAGAGGCCTTTTGGGCAGATAAAGGGAAAATTATTGACTGGATAAAACCATATACCGTGGTAAAGAATACTTCTTTTGACCCAGGCCATGTACGCATTCGCTGGTTTGAAGATGGTCAGCTAAATATCAGTCAAAACTGTCTTGATCGCCACCTTAAAACACGAGGAGATCAAGTCGCCATTATTTGGGAAGGTGACTCACCTAATGAGTCGAAAAAAATCACTTACCGACAACTCCATCAAGATGTTTGCCAGTTCGCTAATGTATTAAAAAACTTAGGTATTAAAAAAGGCGATGTTGTGGCGATTTATATGCCGATGGTGCCAGAAGCCGCGGTTGCTATGCTCGCTTGTACTCGTGTAGGAGCTATCCATTCTGTTATTTTTGGCGGTTTCTCTCCGGAAGCTGTCGCTGGTAGGATCATTGATTCAAAAGCAAAATTAGTGATCACTGCTGATGAAGGATTGCGTGCAGGTCGCGCCATCCCTTTAAAGAAAAATATTGATGATGCTTTAAATCACGCTGATATCCCTCCTATTAATCATGTAGTGGTATTTCGTCGAACAGGACATACCGAACAATGGATTGAAGGACGTGATGTTTGGTGGGATGAAATCATTCAAGGTGTCAGTACAAAATGTGATGTTGAAGTTATGGATGCAGAAGATCCACTCTTCATTCTGTATACCTCCGGCTCAACAGGTAAACCTAAAGGCGTACTGCACACAACAGGGGGCTATCTCGTTTATGCTTCAATGACCTTTAAATACACCTTTGATTATCACGAAGGCGATATTTATTGGTGCACTGCTGACGTAGGTTGGGTAACAGGACATAGCTACTTACTGTATGGCCCTCTTTCAAATGGTGCTACTACTGTTATGTTTGAAGGTGTTCCTAATTACCCATCAGTTAACCGTATGGCTCAAGTAGTTGATAAGCACCAAATCAATATCTTATATACTGCACCTACCGCAATCCGTGCATTAATGGCTGAAGGTGATAAAGCGATTGAAGGTACTCAACGCACCTCTCTGCGTATCCTAGGCTCTGTAGGTGAACCTATTAACCCAGAAGCATGGGAATGGTTCTATCAGAAGATGGGGCGTAGCCAATGCCCTATTGTTGATACATGGTGGCAAACAGAAACCGGTGGTTTCATGATAACCCCATTACCAGGTGCGATGGATCTAAAACCTGGTTCAGCAACACGCCCTTTCTTCGGCGTTCAGCCAGCAATAGTCGATAATATGGGAGAAGTACAGCAAGGGGCTTGTGAAGGAAACTTAGTGATTACTGATTCTTGGCCTGGTCAAGCAAGAACACTTTTTGGTGATCATGATCGTTTTGAACAAACTTACTTCTCAACCTTTAAAGGTATGTATTTCTCTGGTGACGGTGCTCGTCGCGATGAAGATGGTGACTATTGGATAACAGGGCGAGTTGATGATGTCTTGAATATTTCAGGTCACCGTTTAGGAACAGCAGAGATTGAATCCGCTCTTGTTGCACATCCTAAGATTGCGGAAGCCGCAGTAGTTGGTATTCCTCACAATATTAAAGGACAAGCTATTTATGCTTATGTCACTTTAAATCACGGTGAAGAGCCAACACCTGAACTTTACACTGAAGTTCGCAACTGGGTACGTAAAGAAATTGGACCAATAGCTACACCTGATATCCTACATTGGACAGATTCCTTACCTAAAACACGTTCAGGGAAAATTATGCGCCGTATATTGCGCAAGATTGCCTCTGGCGACACAACTAACCTCGGGGATACCTCAACACTCGCCGATCCGGGTGTTGTAGAGAAACTGTTAGAAGAAAAACAGTCTCTATCACTTACTGCTTAA
- the sodA gene encoding superoxide dismutase [Mn], which translates to MSYTLPALPYTYDALEPHFDERTMEIHHTKHHQTYVNNTNTALEKLPEFAGLEIDELVKNLHKVPADQRTFLRNNAGGHSNHSLFWKGLKLGTQLQGSLKEAIERDFGSVDAFKDLFEKAAASRFGSGWAWLVLKDDGKLAVVSTANQDSPLMGEELAGASGYPIVGLDVWEHAYYLKYQNRRPDYIKAFWSVVNWDEAQKRFQSKA; encoded by the coding sequence ATGAGCTATACATTACCTGCACTGCCTTATACTTATGATGCATTAGAGCCTCACTTTGATGAGCGTACAATGGAAATTCACCATACTAAGCATCATCAAACTTATGTGAATAATACCAACACTGCATTAGAAAAATTACCTGAATTTGCTGGCTTAGAGATTGATGAGTTAGTTAAAAATCTTCATAAAGTGCCTGCCGATCAACGTACTTTTTTACGTAATAACGCAGGTGGTCACTCTAACCACTCATTATTCTGGAAAGGCCTGAAGCTAGGTACTCAATTACAAGGTTCATTAAAAGAAGCAATTGAACGTGACTTTGGTAGTGTTGATGCCTTTAAAGATTTATTTGAAAAAGCTGCGGCTAGCCGTTTCGGTTCTGGTTGGGCATGGTTAGTATTAAAAGACGATGGCAAACTTGCGGTTGTTTCTACTGCAAACCAAGATAGCCCATTGATGGGTGAAGAGTTAGCTGGCGCATCTGGTTACCCAATTGTAGGGCTAGATGTGTGGGAACATGCTTACTACTTAAAATATCAAAATCGTCGTCCTGATTATATTAAAGCGTTCTGGTCAGTGGTTAACTGGGATGAAGCGCAAAAGCGTTTTCAGAGCAAAGCATAA
- the yiiM gene encoding 6-hydroxyaminopurine reductase produces MRYFPSVFIGNVTTTSNGFTSAITKRLVDGHIKLTSLGLEGDEQAEKSFHGGPDRALCHYPKEHYLYWAEQFPQLTDFFHAPAFGENISTTGMTEENVFIGDIYQWGTALIQVTQPRSPCYKLNTVTEVSNFSQIMQDSGYCGWLYRVVSTGETGSHHPLVLVSRNSDVSVKEAISIAFHMPFDEELYHRLLSAAGLSASWSKTMQLRLQNQTIESFNRRLFKE; encoded by the coding sequence ATGCGTTATTTTCCTAGTGTTTTTATCGGTAATGTCACAACAACATCTAATGGATTTACCAGTGCGATCACCAAAAGGCTGGTGGATGGTCATATCAAATTAACATCACTGGGATTAGAAGGTGATGAACAAGCAGAAAAGAGTTTTCACGGTGGCCCTGATCGCGCACTTTGTCACTATCCTAAAGAGCATTATCTTTATTGGGCTGAGCAATTCCCACAATTGACAGATTTTTTTCATGCCCCTGCATTTGGTGAAAATATCTCAACAACAGGTATGACAGAAGAGAATGTCTTTATTGGTGATATTTATCAATGGGGAACAGCATTAATTCAAGTTACTCAACCTCGCTCTCCTTGCTACAAACTCAACACAGTGACAGAAGTCAGTAACTTTTCACAAATTATGCAAGATAGTGGTTATTGTGGTTGGCTATATCGTGTTGTGAGTACAGGTGAAACAGGCAGTCATCATCCGCTTGTCTTAGTTTCAAGAAACAGCGATGTCTCTGTTAAAGAAGCGATTTCGATTGCTTTTCATATGCCATTTGATGAAGAGCTTTATCATCGTCTATTAAGTGCCGCAGGATTATCAGCAAGTTGGAGCAAGACTATGCAGTTAAGACTGCAAAATCAAACCATTGAGAGTTTTAATCGACGGTTATTTAAAGAGTAA
- a CDS encoding phosphoethanolamine transferase, translating to MSRLTHYALLFFLSMAPAILGGSTLYIEQKIYIVLIGWLLMLICSGIYRSVLGKIITFIISALWALNLSISLFFYREHDIAFSSSIAETFINTNGSETVGMLSYNKYYVLFYLCAFTIYYFLIHKTARVSDLKTAKKSVIAFVILIAIIPIYKNLALRNDNKSKLLAEYTLLNTPFYNAAALVRTFHENRQIRKIAAQKVEYQYNKSNDNTEVYILILGESVRRDHLGIYGYQYDTTPNLMKEKSNLILFNQVYSPAPVTILSVPISLSNIGLEQLQDKNHYADNIVSLANHAGFKTYWLSNQGEGNQKTSVISVIANMAQNKKWNEFIGYDEELLPYLDQALNEPSTQKKLIILHTYGSHEPACNRFPNQYLKKFTQVDDDNCYDSSIAYTDKLINNIIERVKDKPASILYFADHALQRLDKNKEVRYHHGVNTPRKEAYDIPLFIWYSPSSIKPIINDDAVNKPYSTVNNYWLLSSWLGIEHNSPKKCHSPLNECYQPKSSITVIDGNKNLLNYDLLSSEEQEPQ from the coding sequence ATGTCTCGGTTAACTCATTACGCACTTTTATTTTTCTTATCTATGGCACCTGCGATATTGGGTGGTTCAACGCTGTATATAGAACAAAAAATCTATATTGTTCTTATTGGTTGGCTACTTATGCTGATATGTAGTGGTATTTATCGTTCAGTTCTTGGAAAGATAATAACCTTTATTATTAGTGCGTTATGGGCTTTAAACCTTTCTATTTCTCTGTTTTTTTATCGTGAACACGATATTGCTTTTTCATCATCTATTGCTGAAACTTTTATTAATACTAACGGCAGTGAAACTGTCGGTATGCTCTCTTATAATAAGTACTATGTCTTATTTTATCTATGTGCTTTTACCATTTACTATTTTCTCATCCATAAAACGGCTCGAGTCTCTGATCTAAAAACAGCAAAAAAAAGTGTGATTGCATTTGTTATATTAATCGCCATTATTCCAATATATAAAAACTTAGCATTAAGAAACGATAACAAAAGTAAATTACTTGCAGAATATACTCTTCTAAATACCCCTTTTTATAATGCCGCAGCACTTGTCCGAACCTTCCATGAAAATCGCCAAATTAGAAAAATTGCAGCTCAGAAAGTTGAGTATCAATATAATAAAAGTAATGATAATACAGAAGTTTATATTCTTATTCTTGGGGAATCAGTTCGCAGAGATCATCTAGGAATTTATGGCTATCAGTACGATACAACACCTAATTTAATGAAAGAAAAGAGTAATCTTATCCTATTCAATCAAGTTTATTCTCCGGCACCAGTCACTATTCTTTCTGTACCCATTTCACTCTCAAATATAGGATTGGAACAGTTACAAGATAAAAATCATTACGCTGATAATATTGTTTCTCTCGCTAATCACGCCGGGTTTAAGACCTATTGGCTAAGTAACCAAGGTGAAGGTAATCAAAAAACCAGTGTTATTTCTGTCATTGCTAATATGGCTCAAAATAAAAAGTGGAATGAGTTTATCGGTTATGATGAAGAACTACTTCCTTATTTAGATCAGGCTCTCAATGAGCCTTCTACACAGAAAAAACTAATTATCTTACATACATATGGTAGCCATGAACCAGCCTGTAATCGATTTCCAAATCAATATTTAAAGAAATTCACGCAAGTAGATGATGATAACTGTTATGACAGCTCTATCGCTTATACAGATAAATTAATTAATAACATAATTGAGAGAGTCAAAGACAAGCCAGCTTCTATTCTCTATTTTGCAGATCACGCTTTACAGCGTTTAGATAAAAATAAAGAGGTTCGTTATCATCATGGTGTAAATACACCACGAAAAGAAGCTTATGATATACCATTATTTATTTGGTATAGCCCATCATCTATTAAACCTATTATTAATGATGATGCAGTGAATAAACCTTATTCAACGGTAAATAACTATTGGCTGTTAAGTAGTTGGCTTGGGATAGAACATAATTCCCCAAAAAAGTGCCATTCACCATTAAATGAATGCTATCAGCCTAAATCATCAATAACGGTTATTGATGGAAATAAAAACCTTTTAAACTATGATTTATTAAGCTCAGAAGAACAAGAACCACAATAA
- a CDS encoding helix-turn-helix transcriptional regulator codes for MKLRSHKELHNEMMEDEEYRVAWDDETRKEKLRDTLAQWRKRNNLTKAQVAERMGVTPPVITRIENNITKASVDTLARYAYACGIKNPIIPLY; via the coding sequence ATGAAATTGAGAAGTCATAAAGAATTACATAATGAGATGATGGAAGATGAAGAATATCGTGTGGCTTGGGATGATGAAACGCGCAAGGAAAAATTGAGAGACACATTGGCCCAATGGCGTAAACGCAATAATCTGACAAAAGCACAAGTTGCTGAGCGAATGGGTGTAACACCACCAGTAATTACCAGAATAGAAAATAATATTACTAAAGCGAGTGTAGATACCTTAGCGAGATATGCGTACGCTTGTGGTATTAAGAACCCAATAATCCCTCTTTACTAA